DNA from Bradyrhizobium diazoefficiens USDA 110:
AGGAAAGCAGATGCGTGGTGATTCATCTGAGCGACACTTGTCAGTCGAATGAAGAGCAAGCGCGTTTCGAACTGTCTCAGGAAATAGTGCACCTCCTTACCCCGAACGGGGGTGGCGCCGCCCTTAACATTGAGGAGGGAATTGCCACCCTGTTTGCAAACCTGGTTGGGCCAAGGCACGTGAACGCCCCTTCTTATGTGAAGGTGTTGGGCTATGTGGAGGAACTTCTGAAGATTGACCCTGAGGCGATCATTAAGCTGCGAGCGAATAGCGATAGGTTTCAGGATTTCACTCCGGAGTTTATCCAGAAGCGGGTTACAGGCGTGTCTGATCAGCTAGCCTCCGACCTTTGCACGCCCTATCGGGACTAGACTGGTGAGTATGCTGTTCGAGCAAACCTTGGCCCAGATGGAGGCGTGATCGTGGTCTGGGTCTTTGGCTTCGGGTCTCTCACCTTTGATGGATGGCAGTCCGAGTTCGGCTGCGTGGGGTCTCAGCGCGCAACGCTTCGTGGCTATCGTCGAACCTTCAATAAGAAGTCAGTGGTTAACTGGGGGACCAAAGAGAACCCTGGCATCACGCTGAATCTGGAGCCGTTTGATGGGGCCAGCTGTGAGGGAGCCGCTTTTGAGTTTCCGGACAATGACAAAATACCGGTCCTCTTACGTGCTCTGCGAAAAAGAGAAGCGTGTGATCCGACAGATCTGCAGGTGCTGTTGGCCGACGGGCGCTCGGTAGACGCCAAGGTATACATCTATGAGGGAGTAAACCCGCTCGGTTCGACGATAAGCACTGCCAAGAAGGCAGAGATGATCCTCAAGGCCCGAGGCACTAGTGGCAGTGCACTGGATTATGTGAGGAGGAATTTTGAAGGCCTGCACGATGTGGGTTTAGAAGATCCGGCCGTTACCGAGCTATGGCAAGCAGTGCAGGCTCTCCGGGGCTAGGATTTGCCTTTGAGGGTATGGGAGAGGGTATAGCTCCGGCAGATGAGCTCGGTAGCGAGGCGATAGCAGACCATCCGTCCCGGCTGGGGCCTCGTCAAGAATGCTGCCTCAAAGTGTGACATCTATCACATTCAGGCAGGTCTAAGTCGCTGATTTAGCACAAATGCTAGCACAGAAATATTTCTACGTTGATTTAGTGACGATATCTCAATTGCTTGCGTCGATTACCATCCGTCTCGAATCGTGGTGGCTTGGTCCTTAGAGAACCATGTCTCCCCTCGTCGCGAAAGAAGGCTATCCTATACGCAGATTGTCTGCGGACACTTTGCCGGAGCTGCCGGTCTTGCGCTCGAAGCTGATCCGGGCCCCCTCAGCAAGGGAGGTGTATCCGGCCTTCTCGACTGACCTGATGTGCACGAATACGTCGGCTTCGCCATCATCGGGCTTGATAAATCCATAACCCTTTGTCGCGCTGAACCACTTCACAATACCGGTTGCCACTACAATGTCTCCATCTCAAACAACAGCGATCTAAGTATGGTTTGCGAAGGGCATCAAGCCGGTGCGCGGGGTATGCAATGTTGCTCCGGCACGATATGGAGCAACATCGTCGCCGGGCGTGAGCTTAGGGAGGGGCTAGCTGGAACGCCCATCGCGCGCCCTCAGCGGCTTCCGGCGGAGGTGCCGGCGACTGGCACTGTGGTCTTGTCGGCCCGGCGCAAGCGCGGGAAGCCTACTTGCAAGGGGTTTCTCAACCATGCCTTCGAGCGTTCGCTCCTGAGAGTCAGGTACGCTCTTCTGTTCCAGAAGAGCAAGAAAGGCCCGCCCTTTGTCCGTTATGATCCATTGTCCGGGTTCCCGCGTAACCAGCCCTTGTCCGAAAATATTGAGATCCGGCGTCTGCGCCGCCAATCGCTTCGTACGATCCGTCCACTCCGGACCGCTGGTGTAGAACACCGCCAGGTAATCCTTGAGGACGGCAAGGCTCGCCCGGCCCTCCGGTTGGCCGGCGAGAATCCTAAGTATCGAGACCTGAAAACTCACTTTCTCCAACCAAACGCGGTAGCACCAAAGCCGCAAATCTTAGCGGCACCTGCCGGACCCCGCGCTCCACTTTAAAACAAGAACCTCAAAACAAATGCTGATGCGGATCCGGCAGATTGGGACGCAAATGTAGACCGTCCTTGTCGAGCTGGGGAGGCCCTTTGATTCTATTCCTCGCTCGTTCCTGCAAGGCTGTCGGGCTGTCAAGCGTCGAACCGGCCTGATCATGGACAGCCCAAAGCTTGGCAAAACGGAGTTTGCGCCTCTCAAAGAGACAGGTTTCGAGGACGAGTGTTCGATCTAGTGTCGCCGCGTCCATACGAACGCGAATGGATGCCCCAAAGGTGTTCGCCAAAATCGTAATTCGGATGTCGAGCCTGGTACAATCTGAGGTGACGTTGCCTGCTCTTATCCCCCGTTTAGCAAAGGATTGCGGCGCATATGGGCGAGTTCATGCTGGATCTCGACGCCGCTTCAGCTTCACGGCCCTGCATCCGCTAGCCTGTCGGCCTAAGCAGCCGGACCCGAGCCATGATCGGTCGGTAAGCTGCTCGGTCGAAAGTCCGATCTAAAAACGCGAAAGGCGATTGCCGACAGCGATAGCGGGACTTCCGGCGAGCTTGCGCTCAGTATCGTACCTCGCCCGCAGCTCTTGACTGATGCCCATTATTGCGTGAACGAGAGGCGTCAAAATTTGGGAATGGCAGCTGAGAATGATGGATGTGGTTGCTGAGGCGAACGCCTCGGAGTTACCGCGCATTTTGCACAAATCCTCCCGGCGCTCGTCTTGGATTCTCGTCCTCTTGGTCTTCTTTGGTTTGTGTGCCGCGGCAGCCTGTGTTTGGACTAACATGGAGACAATTTTGGCGAGGTCGCAAGTGCTTGGGCCCGCGCCGATGCATGGCTTGTCACCTGAGGTTAGGGAAGCTCTGCTGGAGGTTCGATCCGAGCAACAACGGGCGAGCGATGTAATCGCAGAACTCAATCGCAATATCGGTGCGCAGCAAGCCGATTTGAAGCGGATGACGGACCAAATCGAAGCGTTGACCGCGAAGATCGAATCCTTGCAGAGTTCACTCGCTGCTGCGTCTGCGCCGCCAGTCTCTTCTCCGCCTGCAGCCCAATCAGCTTCGAAGCTGGCGAAAAGAGCGGTCCAGCCCTCTAAGCCAGAAGGGCCAATTTCCGTTGGCGGCGCGCCGCTGATCCCTGAGCCAGGATCTGGCCAGCATTGACGGAAGCGCTTGGGGGATCTCCGCCTCAACCAATTCCGCCTGAAGCTTGTCGGCTGTGCGTCTGATCCCGGTCTGCCCGCGTCCACGCACTGCCAGCAACCCATACTGGGGGTCCAAAGGTTGGTTTTGGTGCCAGTATACAGGAGGGTGGAGTATCTCGACCGCAAGCCGTCAGGCATGACTCTCAATTTCAGCTTCAATCATTGGAGCAAAGGCTCCGAGATCGGCGCGAGTTCTGCATTCGCGTTGTCGCTGTCCACGAATTCGGACATGCCCTCGGTTTTACGCATGAACAGAACCGCGACGATGCGCCGGAGGCGTGCCGTAACGAAAAAGCTTCCGGCTCGGTCGGCGATTATAAGGTCACCCAATACGATCTCGATTCAATAATGAACTATTGTAATCCAGCATGGAACGGAAAGGACAACTCAGCCCACTCGATATCGCCGCCGTCAGGAAATTCTATCCCTCCCGACACTCGGTCTCTTACTATCCATGGGCGCGCCCGCGCTGGCCGATCGCGCGGCGGTGCAGATTGCTGCGCGCTACAATGTCAGGACGGTTCACGTCCAGTACGTTGGCGTGATGTACAACGACAAGCAGGAAGTCGGCGGCGGCTCCGGGCTGCTCATCGGCGACAGCCTCGTGCTGACCAACAGCCATGTGATCGGACGCGAGGAGAACTACAAGAGCTTCGACGTCAATGCCCGCCTCGGGTCGCGCAATGCGAATCCCATCAAGGTCACTGCGGTTCATCGCGACGATGCCAGGGACCTGGCTCTTCTGGAGCTGTCGCAGTCCGCCGGCAATAGCCGTGGCGCCTCTCGTTGCCCGATGCCTGTGATCAACGACAACCAGCAGGCCCCGATCTATTTGCTAGGTTATCCTCTCGATCTGGATCTGAGCATTTCGAGCGGTCTGATCAGCAGCCAGACGAGCCCGAACGGCCGACGGCAGACCGACACAATCATGAATGTCGGCAACAGCGGCGGACCTGCATTCAACGAGTTCGGCGTGGCGGCATCGTCAAGTGGAACGAGGCGCAGGTTTCCGGTGTCAACTTCATCATTCCAGCGACCGTGATCACCGCAAGCCCGCTCTACAGCATGATCGCAGCCCTACCACAACCCTCTGTCTGCTGGACGAAATGGGTTGACACGACGATCTTCTTTGAGAACTGGAGCAAGCTGAACTCCACGCATGTGCAGACCCAAGCCAACGCTGGGGTGAAGATCCCCGAAATTCTTGCCGGAGCGATCCACACGATACTGCCCGAAGACCGCCGCCTTATCGTGAACGTGCCGGTATCACAGCTTGACGAACCGAAGCAGATCGAGCGCTCCTATACGGTGGATAAAACCAAGGACGACCACCCCGTCGTCTTTGCAGAGCATACTGCAGACTATGCCGAGACGTTCCCTGCAGAGCCCGGCTATCGCATTGCAGGGTGCACGTGGCACGTCGAGACCGGAAACGGCGCCAGCAATATCGCTTGTGCGGTCAACGATACCGGCGCGCAGGCTCGCTTCACCTACAAGCTCACGAGCGGACCTGCCGTCGACAGATACCGCGGATGGCTCGGCGCCACTGTCAACGTTTCCCAGATCCTTGCGACGCAGGTGCCGATCGATGGTCATGCTTTCCTTACCGGCCTGCGCTTCCAACGGGCTGCATCGGCTCGGCCCCGCTTTCCGGCAGGTTCAGGCGATACTCGTTGTCCTCTTCTGCGCGCTTGCGGCCGGTTGCGCCCACCAGGGTCCTGCTTCGCAGCCGGCGAAGCCGCATATCCACAAAGCACCACAGAAACATGTGAGCGCGTTCAGGGGATATGGCTATCGCTACGACCCCGGCTATTACCATGATTTTCGGCGCTATCATGGTTATCGGACGTGGCGGCCCACCGCCGGCGAGGCGAGCGAGGAGGCACCTCCCGACAAGAGCACTACCGGGTCCGACGTTGTGGTCAACAAGTCAGTCTTATTGATCGAGGAACCGCAATTCACGCTTAACACTGCACGCCATTTGCGGACCGCCATAAGACGCGAGGCGGCCACTGTGGTGCTTGTAGAGGTGGATGACCTCATCTTCGATAAATTGAGCCGCCTCTCTCAGATACGGTCGTAACGGGCAATAACCAGCTAGACGTTCCTCCGACCGAGCCGAGGGAAGCAGGCGCGTCTGCGCCAGAACTCTTCCGAGACGATGGGTGGTCACTGGGCGCTGAGACCTTGGGCTGCGGCTTTGAGGATGCGCGGGAAAGTGCGCCAGCCGCGTTCATGAGGAGGAACCGATCGGTGTAAGAGTAAACTGTTGCGGATGGCGAGACGGTAGATCCCTCACGCATGCTGGTGCAGGCAGATCCATATTGCATCCCAACTTCCTTAGCGTTGTAAGGCACGATAAAGCGCGGTGCTAACCAGCTATAATGTCGCGGCCATTACCCCAAGAAAGGACAGATCGTATGGGATTGCTCAAAAACGTACGAGCGGAGCATTCCTGGAAAGGCCCCCGGCCATGTGGCCGATCGAGACTCAGCATCTGCCGACGAGAACACTCCCCGGCCGCTCTAATGATTATTGTACCGCTACGAGCAGCTGCTGAACCTCTTGCGGCCTGTGAAGAACAGTTGTTGCTTTTCAAGTTGAGAGGCGCCGCATCGGGTTCATATTTTGACTGCGACGGGAACCTAGCTGCCGAATATTGCAGAGAGCGATTGAGCGCACAACCGCAGAGTTTCCATTGTGCGTGTCGTAGTCAATGTTGTCGCTTATCTAGACAGCTTGGTGGTCGCCCGTTATGCGCGTTACGCTACTCCGACCATCGATGCTGACTGGCACCTCACCGGCGACGGTTGCGCGATGAACGAGGCGATGTTGGTCGCCGTAGTCATTCACTGCATAATGTTGTGTAGCGCGATTGTCCCAGATCGCTACATCACCATCCCTCCAACTCCAACGCACAGTGTTTTCGAGCGCAGTGATATGAGACTGAAACAAATCGAACAGCTTCTGGCCATCGTATTTCGGCAGGCCAACGAAGTTTTGCACCAGAGCGCCGAGCACGAGCGTGCGTTCGCCAGTCTCCGGGTGCACGCGCACAACGGGATGCTCAGTCCGATAGATTGTTTTAGTGAAGACTTCGTCCAAGTGCTTCTTGTCGAGCTCGCTGACGCGGGCAAGTATTGCGTAGTCAAAGGCATTACTGTGAACGGCCCATAGCCTGTCTGCAAGCCCTTGGAGCGGCGGCGCTAGGTCGAGGTAGGCCGAGGCGGTGTTTGACCAGACCGTATCGCCACCGAAAGGTGGCATCACAATGCCTCGCAGCACGGCGATCTTAGGGTAGGCATCGACGAAGGTTCCATCAGTGTGCCAGAGATCCGCCCGGCTACCTGCACGGGTGGAATCAAGCTCGATGATCGACGCTGTTCCCTTGATCGCACCGAGCGTTGGATGAGGTGTCAACTCTCCGAAACGAATGGCAAAGCTCTCCTGCTCCGCATCATCGAGGTGGAGCTGGCCGCGAAAGAAGATGACCTTGTGCTCCAAAAGCAGCCCATTGATCGAGGCAATCGTCTGCTCCGGTAAATCGCCTGACAGTTTGACATTTCGGATTTCTGCGCCGATGCGCACTGCGCGTTTAATGACATCGGCGCGAGGAATGACATTGTCCGACAAGATCATTGCAGTCATGGTCCCATCTTGCGTAGCCCCTAGGCCACACTATCCGCTCGACCAGGCAGACCAGCGCGAGCGGCGACCGCTAGCTGGATCCGTCATCATCTATGGGTAGCGAGTGGCTCCCGTTGAACTCACGCGACTTCGAAAAGGTTACCGCAGCATCCGCTTCATCGAATATTGAACAAATCCCTAGTTCGATCAATTGCTAGCAGTGGTAGTTGACCGCGGCGAAAGCGTTGTATTTCGCTGAGCGTTTGCTCTTGCGTCCGCTGCCCGATGAATAGGAATCTGTTCGAATGCACGGCCACTGACACCGAAGCGATAAGAGGTCCCCTAAGAGCTGCCCGTTCCTCGCCGCAAAACGTCGATAGAACGGCAGCGTCCGGAGAACGCCGGCCGAGGTTCGGGCCATTGACGGGGGCGGTCTTCGCAGCCGCGGCGTTCGATGCCTTCGCCGGTATGAGGGAACATCTGCGCGCCACAGCACGCCTCCTTCGCTTCGACCGGGTTGTTTGTACGCTTGAAGACGAGGCCTGTGTAGCAGACGCCATCCCGGATGTCGGCAAGAGACCACGGCTTCTCGCCCGCTTTGTAATAGACACCAGTCGTGAGATTCCACGCGACGGTGCGTCATCCTGCATCTTGCGGGAAAGCTCGCCCTTGCTGTTGAGGTATTCGCGCGGGGCAATGGCGGTCTGCGCACGAGCTGGGTGATCGCCTCGCAGCCAAGTAGCCTGGCCCTGAGCTGGTTGTGGAAATGGTTTTCGAGCAAGTGCTTCTCCGCGGCCACATTGGCGTCGTCGAAGAAGACGCCTTGGCGCTGTACCGCTATTTGGAGAAGAAGCCTATATCGCCCTGCGGTGCCAGGATCTGATGTTCGGTAATCCATCCGAGTATCTGGCGAAGACGGCGGAAGTGCTTTCGATCCAGCTCAAGCCCGATCTTGTCGCGACCGACGTTGAAATGAAGGCTTCGCGTGAGTTTCTGATCCACAACGGCGGCCTGATCAATCAGCTCTACCTCGACGAGGCCGGCCGCAAGCTCGGGGCAAAATCAATGAAGAACTCGATATCTACGAAGATTTTTCGCAGACGTAGTCAGGAACGCCAAAATGTTATCCGGCGCTATCCAAGAGAGACCGAGCAGAAATATCGATGAAGACCCAACTCACAGAGTGTCGCCGGATCGGTAGTGTTCTTTCCGTACGCGGACAATGTGACCTAGCTTACTCGCGATATTGATTGTGAGCGTCCAAACCCCTCGGACAGTAGGGCGTAAGCCGTCCTTCAGTCCGCTGCTGCCGCATCGACGGCGACCAGTCATGTGCCGAGGGAACCGATCTAACTGTCGAGTTTCCCAAGATAGCGCGCCGCGCCGAGGCGCATCATCGTCATCAGCGTTGGCTGATCGCATGGCGATCGTGAGGCATCGTTGGAAGGGGAGAGCGGCTCCCAGCGCGCCAACGGGCCGCGCCGGATCGACAATTCGCTTCCCGCATGCGAGCGAAGGCGGTCTCCCGCGTCATGGTGGCGATCTCCGCGGGGGTCAGGCCGAACATCTCCTCGGGCGGCGTCGCCCAGGTCTGCGCACGGATCGGCGAGGGCATGCCCATCCGGGCAAGGAAGCCGTCGAACTTGCGAAGGTCCATGTCTGTCTGCCTTTGAAGTTCGCGCGCCGACATGCGCGAGGCGCCGTCATTCGCAAAGGTTGACATGTGCACGCCGATGACATCGCCATCCCGCGTGAAGCCGCTCGCCCAGATGAAGAAACTGGCGCAGAGGCAGGTAAAGCCGTCGGGGTCCGCGAGGCCGTCGCCTTCCGGGCGCACCTTGTCCTGCGTGGCTTGCTTAAAGATGCAATGGGGCTGGCTCGCGTTGCTTGTCGCGGAAGGGGGCACGCACTTCGCTCCGCAAGATCCGGATCTGCTCGCCGATATCATCACCGGCGTCGCCGATGCCGCCCGACGAAGAGCTCGTCACGACCTGGAGGAGATATCCCGATCGAACATAGGGCGTTACCGGCGCGCGGAAGCGCTGCCCATCATGCTGCCCTACTTCATCGCAGAAATTTGACGTAGAAAAGCTCGCGCTGGGGATCCGCAATCGCGTGCATCGTTAGATATCTTCGCCATGATGGGCGGGAGTATGTCCTGTTCTTCGTTCCCACGAGATCGGGCAAGGGTGTCGGCCTCGTTATCCCTTCGCTCCCGACCTGGCCGGGCTCGGCGATCGTTCGTCAAGGACGAGAACTGACAGCTCACCGCTGGCTTCCGTAGCCAGCGCGGTCGCGTCCTTCTCTTCGATCCGACCAATGCAAAATCGTCGGCCTATAACCCGTTGCTCGAGGTCCGCCGCGGCGAGTGGGAGGTGCGCGACGTCCAGAACATCGCCGACATCCTGGTCGACCAGGAGGGTAGCCTGGAGGAGCCGAACTACTGGGAGAAGACCAGCCACGCCCTCCTGGTTGGTGCCATCCTCCACGTCCTCTATCCCGAGGAAACAAAACCCACGCCGGCGTCGCAGCCTTCCTGTCCGATCCGAAGCGGCCGATCGAGACGACGTTCGCCGCGATGATGCGAACGGCGCATCTCAGCGAAGGCGGCGTCCATCCCGTCGTCGCTTCCGCTGCCCGCCAGCTGCTGAACAAATGCGGTAACGAACGCTGGGCGTCCTGAGTATCGCGATGTCGTTCCTGGGCCTCCACCGAGACCCCGTCGTGACGGAGGTGACACGGCGCCGCGACTGGCGGATTATCGACATCGTCGGCGGGGATCGGCCAACCACGCTTTACCTTGTCGTGCCGCCCTCGGACATCAACCGCACCAAGCCACTCATCCGTCTGATTCTCAATCAGCTCGGCCGCCGCTTGACGGAAGATCTGCAGGCCAAGGCCGGCCGACGCCGCTTTCTCCTGATGCTTGACGAATTCCCGGCGCTCGGCGGCTCGATTTCTTCCAGTCCGCGCTGGCGTTCATGGCCGGCTACGGCATCAAGAGTTTCCTGATCGCTCAGTCGCTGGACCAGATCGAGAAGGCATATGGGCCCAACACTCGATCCTCGACAACTGTCACGTCCGAATCGGGATACCGCGCTTGACATGCCGGTAGCGCATAATTTCGAAACGGCGGAACAACCCGACATCATGCTCGGAGGTAATGGTCTCAAAAATGCGAAGCATCTCTTGCGGGGCGGCCGCCGGCGTCTCGCCTTTTTGGAGCAACGCAGGTGCATACTGAAGGTTCATCAAGACGACGTCGGCGTAGACGAGCACTCACGGTGTTGGTTTTCAGCCATGGATCCGCGCGCTCCGAATTCCGCATGTGTATGTCCGATTGCCGCCGCAATGTCGTAAATCCGACAAGAGCTGCCGGGGCGATTCCGCACGAAATGCCGTAGGTGGGCATGTTCTTCTCGTCCAACAAGGCGCAGTCGAGATTTTGTGGGTGGCACGGCGGTTGCTATTGAGCAGACGGACCACTGCCGCGGCTACAGGCCAAGCCGCTGCCCCATCCCAAGTCACACAAACGTGCTTCAGTAATCAATCGACGTACCCAGACCCGGACAGAATTTACGCGAGCGCCAACGACAAGAACTTACACGAGTTCAAGGAGGCTTCTGTGGAAATGCTGGATGTCATCGGAATTGGGATCGGCCCATTTAACCTCAGTCTTGCAGCGCTTATTGAACCTACTCCGCTCCGCGCACTTTTCCTGGAGAAGCGAGACGCACTTGTCTGGCATCCGGGCCTTGCGCTGCCGAACAGCCGCCTACAGGTGTCGCCGCTTAAGGATTGCGTGACCCTGGTCGATCCTACTAGTCCATATTCATTCCTCAACTATTTGGCGCTGCATGGTCGGCTCTACAGCTTTGTCAACAAGCGCAATGCTTCAACATCGCGGCAGGAGTTTATTGAGTACTACCGGTGGGTCGCAGGGCGACTCAAGACGCTGCGCTTTTCCGAGGTCGTCAATGATGTTATTCCCTTTAGGGACGGCTACCGCATCAGCACGAATACAACCACATACTTAGCGCGCGCTGTTGTTGTTGGTGTTGGCGTAGAGCCCAAAATCCCCGCCTGTGCCAGATCTTTGCTATGTGGCACTCTCTACCATGCAGCTGACTATCTCGAGCGGCCGCTACCGCAAGCAGCCGAGCATGTGCTCGTTGTGGGAGGCGGTCAGAGTGGCGCTGAGATTACCGAGGACATTCTTACTCGTTCTGTATCCACCCAGATCACGTGGTCAACGTCGCGTTCGAACTTTTTTGCCATCGACGACAACAGCTTCGTGAATGAAGCTTATACGCCCGCGTATAGCCGTCGCTTTCACGCTCTACCGCTTCAGCAACGCCGCGATATAGTCGAGGGCGAGATGCTTACGAGCGATGGCATTTCCGTCGACTTGTGCAACCGCTTATATGAAATGCTGTACGAACGCAGCGTGGATGGCACGCTGTCCGACCGTTTTCGTGTGTTGCCCAGCGTAGTCGTGAAAGGCATCACCTCCCACAAAATGGGTTGGCGAGTAGATCTAGATGAGATCGCAACGCAGCGAAATAGCTGCATTCTAGTCGATCGTATAGTGCTTGCTACTGGTTTCCAGCCGCGTACGCCGCCCTTCTTGGAGGCCCTGCTCGAGGGAGCATGTATGGAAGATGGCCTGCCAGTACTTGGCCCGGACTATGCAGTCCGCTTCGGTCGGCCCGTGCCAGGACCAATATATCTACAAAATCAAAGCCGCGTGCAGCACGGATTGCAGAGCGCCAATCTATCTTTGGTCGCGTACCGTAACAGCCAAATTATCAATAGCCTCCTCGGCCGACCGTTCTATTTGAATACATCCGGTAGGCAGATGATTCAGGTTTACGCAACTTCGGACGCGTCTGAACGAGACGCCGGTGTGGTGGCGATGCGATCGACCCGACAGGTATCGGGTGGCACATGAACGGCGGCTCGACCTCACCGCTGCGGGGCCGGATTGCGGATGGAACGGCCAACCCCGCCGATCAGCTTTCAGGCACGCTCGACTACCGCGCCTTTGTACCATTTTTGATTGCCTCCATTGTCATTGCAGCAGCTTACGGCACTAGCTTTCTATTGCCGGACTACATGCATGCGCTCGAAACGGATGGTCAAGCCGCTGGTCTTATCATTTCCAGCGGCATGGCTACCACTCTCGTTTCCTGTTGCTTGGCAGGGTGGCTGGCAAAGCGGATAGGCCTATTGCCCACGTTGACTGTCGCATCCTTGTTTATGGCGTTAGCCATGCTTGCCTTTGCCGGCGCTGCCCTCGATACGCGAGCTGCGTACGGTGGAGGCTTGCTGGTGGGCGCTGCCTGGTCAGTGTTCTTCATTTTGGCACCGCTGCAGATCATCCGCCATCTACGGCCCTCAGCACGTATTCAGTATTTGACGGTCTTATCCGGATCACAAATGGCTGGGCTCGGCCTGGCAGCTCCACTTGGTCACTTGCTCGCAAAATACACTGGTTCGCTGGCCACGATTTATGCGGTGCTTGCGATTGCGTGCGTGATCGCCGCCGCCTGCGTAGACCTTACAAGACACGCGACGTCGAGGCTATCGGCACTGGCTATGCCAGATATCGCAATTACTCTGGCCGCGACTACGACACTCCTTCAGAAGTGCACAGCACTCCCCATCGCCATGATTGCGATTTCAGGCTGCGTGTTCGCGGGGCTGTCCACATATCAGAGCGCGTATTCCGCCTCACGTCACCTGAATTCCGATCTGTTCTTTCTCTTTTTCACTGCTACGAGCGTGATACTACGCTTCTCTGTCGCTCACCTCATGGGCAGCCTGCCGTTACGCCGACTGGCACTCACGCTCATCCTACTGACCGCTGCGTCTCTGGTGCTGTTCCTTTTCAACGATGGCAGCACATC
Protein-coding regions in this window:
- a CDS encoding lysine N(6)-hydroxylase/L-ornithine N(5)-oxygenase family protein, with the translated sequence MLDVIGIGIGPFNLSLAALIEPTPLRALFLEKRDALVWHPGLALPNSRLQVSPLKDCVTLVDPTSPYSFLNYLALHGRLYSFVNKRNASTSRQEFIEYYRWVAGRLKTLRFSEVVNDVIPFRDGYRISTNTTTYLARAVVVGVGVEPKIPACARSLLCGTLYHAADYLERPLPQAAEHVLVVGGGQSGAEITEDILTRSVSTQITWSTSRSNFFAIDDNSFVNEAYTPAYSRRFHALPLQQRRDIVEGEMLTSDGISVDLCNRLYEMLYERSVDGTLSDRFRVLPSVVVKGITSHKMGWRVDLDEIATQRNSCILVDRIVLATGFQPRTPPFLEALLEGACMEDGLPVLGPDYAVRFGRPVPGPIYLQNQSRVQHGLQSANLSLVAYRNSQIINSLLGRPFYLNTSGRQMIQVYATSDASERDAGVVAMRSTRQVSGGT
- a CDS encoding S1 family peptidase translates to MGAPALADRAAVQIAARYNVRTVHVQYVGVMYNDKQEVGGGSGLLIGDSLVLTNSHVIGREENYKSFDVNARLGSRNANPIKVTAVHRDDARDLALLELSQSAGNSRGASRCPMPVINDNQQAPIYLLGYPLDLDLSISSGLISSQTSPNGRRQTDTIMNVGNSGGPAFNEFGVAASSSGTRRRFPVSTSSFQRP
- a CDS encoding MFS transporter, yielding MNGGSTSPLRGRIADGTANPADQLSGTLDYRAFVPFLIASIVIAAAYGTSFLLPDYMHALETDGQAAGLIISSGMATTLVSCCLAGWLAKRIGLLPTLTVASLFMALAMLAFAGAALDTRAAYGGGLLVGAAWSVFFILAPLQIIRHLRPSARIQYLTVLSGSQMAGLGLAAPLGHLLAKYTGSLATIYAVLAIACVIAAACVDLTRHATSRLSALAMPDIAITLAATTTLLQKCTALPIAMIAISGCVFAGLSTYQSAYSASRHLNSDLFFLFFTATSVILRFSVAHLMGSLPLRRLALTLILLTAASLVLFLFNDGSTSLYIAASVLFAAGYGLSYSTLNTIAVNLAGEHGVSVPTTSQIFTLAYFLGLFGFPMVGGQLVRGFGPDVMLLSLLSATALNAVLATRLGQSTSDPSHFRKELTHADRGATIEME
- a CDS encoding gamma-glutamylcyclotransferase; the protein is MIVVWVFGFGSLTFDGWQSEFGCVGSQRATLRGYRRTFNKKSVVNWGTKENPGITLNLEPFDGASCEGAAFEFPDNDKIPVLLRALRKREACDPTDLQVLLADGRSVDAKVYIYEGVNPLGSTISTAKKAEMILKARGTSGSALDYVRRNFEGLHDVGLEDPAVTELWQAVQALRG
- a CDS encoding TauD/TfdA dioxygenase family protein translates to MTAMILSDNVIPRADVIKRAVRIGAEIRNVKLSGDLPEQTIASINGLLLEHKVIFFRGQLHLDDAEQESFAIRFGELTPHPTLGAIKGTASIIELDSTRAGSRADLWHTDGTFVDAYPKIAVLRGIVMPPFGGDTVWSNTASAYLDLAPPLQGLADRLWAVHSNAFDYAILARVSELDKKHLDEVFTKTIYRTEHPVVRVHPETGERTLVLGALVQNFVGLPKYDGQKLFDLFQSHITALENTVRWSWRDGDVAIWDNRATQHYAVNDYGDQHRLVHRATVAGEVPVSIDGRSSVTRITGDHQAV
- a CDS encoding cold-shock protein — translated: MATGIVKWFSATKGYGFIKPDDGEADVFVHIRSVEKAGYTSLAEGARISFERKTGSSGKVSADNLRIG